One genomic region from Sphingobacterium sp. UGAL515B_05 encodes:
- a CDS encoding sigma-54-dependent transcriptional regulator — MNRILLIDDEEKLRKLMAKIISLEGFDVIEAADIKSGLKKLEVSDVDVVLCDVKLPDGNGVETAKLIKERYPIVEIILLTAYGNIPDGVRAIKNGAFEYITKGDDNNRIIPLLYKASEKVALARRVQQLEKRLGDRLSFDKIIGKSSAIKAAIGMAQKVAVTNTTVLLTGETGTGKEVFAQAIHQASARRDRGFVAINCAAFTKDLLENELFGHKSGAFTGATKDQRGLFEEAHLGTIFLDEVGEMALELQAKILRVLETGEFLKVGDSKPTKVDVRIIAATNRNLESEIASDHFRSDLFYRLSVFTVELPPLRERTQDIATLAQYYADIFALKSNLKPLQMTPEFVQALESNPWRGNIRELKNVIERSVILSEGGVLDVQSLPFGERDVREGSGVLSNFSMANMERQHIQRVLKHTNGNKAEAARLLEIGVATLYRKIEEYKIQ, encoded by the coding sequence GTGAATAGAATTCTCCTTATAGATGACGAAGAGAAACTTCGGAAATTGATGGCCAAAATTATTAGCCTGGAAGGTTTTGATGTGATTGAAGCAGCTGATATTAAATCGGGGTTGAAAAAGCTTGAAGTCAGTGATGTAGACGTTGTACTTTGTGATGTCAAACTGCCTGACGGTAATGGGGTAGAAACGGCCAAATTAATTAAAGAACGGTATCCAATTGTAGAGATTATTCTATTGACGGCATACGGGAATATCCCGGATGGTGTTCGGGCGATAAAAAATGGTGCTTTTGAATATATTACCAAAGGAGATGACAATAATCGCATTATACCCCTGCTTTATAAAGCCAGTGAAAAGGTTGCATTGGCAAGAAGGGTACAGCAGTTAGAAAAGCGATTGGGAGATAGACTTTCTTTCGATAAGATTATTGGAAAATCTAGTGCAATAAAGGCCGCCATCGGCATGGCACAAAAGGTTGCTGTTACAAATACGACGGTCTTACTAACAGGCGAGACGGGGACCGGCAAAGAGGTTTTTGCGCAGGCGATCCATCAGGCAAGTGCGCGAAGAGATCGTGGTTTTGTGGCTATTAACTGTGCCGCATTTACGAAAGATCTGTTGGAAAACGAGCTGTTTGGCCATAAATCCGGAGCCTTTACCGGTGCTACTAAAGATCAGCGGGGCCTGTTTGAAGAAGCGCATTTGGGGACTATTTTTCTGGATGAAGTCGGAGAGATGGCTTTGGAACTTCAGGCCAAAATTCTCCGTGTTTTGGAAACGGGCGAGTTTTTGAAAGTAGGGGATTCCAAACCAACTAAAGTGGACGTACGTATCATAGCCGCGACCAACAGAAACCTCGAATCCGAAATTGCTTCTGACCATTTTAGGAGTGACCTATTTTATAGGTTGTCTGTTTTTACGGTTGAATTACCGCCATTGCGCGAACGTACTCAAGATATAGCGACTTTGGCACAATATTACGCTGATATCTTTGCTTTAAAATCCAACTTGAAACCTCTGCAGATGACCCCTGAGTTTGTGCAGGCATTGGAAAGTAACCCATGGCGAGGGAATATACGCGAATTGAAAAATGTAATTGAACGCAGTGTGATTTTGAGTGAGGGCGGTGTACTGGATGTTCAGAGTCTTCCTTTCGGTGAGCGTGATGTTAGGGAAGGTTCGGGTGTCTTGTCAAACTTTTCGATGGCTAACATGGAAAGACAGCATATACAACGTGTATTGAAACATACGAATGGAAATAAAGCTGAGGCCGCTCGACTGCTAGAAATCGGTGTGGCTACTTTGTATCGAAAAATCGAAGAATATAAAATCCAATAA
- a CDS encoding ABC-F family ATP-binding cassette domain-containing protein, whose translation MLSLQQLSYIHPNKDLLFGNINLHINAQEKIALIGHNGIGKSTLLRLIAKELSPSSGSVQVSTSTYYVPQVVGQFEDNTVAEALGIAKKLDALHAILAGDASEENFNRLQDDWTLEERCQEAFAQWDLPHIQLTQKMSSLSGGQKTKVLLAGIHIHRSELILLDEPSNHLDMDSKTLLYDWIQSSKNTVIIVSHDRALLNLLDDMAEMTPKGIKRYGGNYAFYETQKETERHALQQDIHHKERAIKIAKEKERETIERQNRLNNRGQKKQEKAGVARIMMNTLRNNAEKSTAKIKSVHQDKIGDIKSDLQELRGSQSALDEIKIDLGNSAFPNGKSMVKVENVNFKYDSQGLWPANINFQLFSGDRIALQGQNGSGKTTLVRLLLGQLTPVQGKIERQSFRSIYLDQTYSILSSHLSIYEQAQQFNSDALPEHEIKIRLNRFLFGKDDWDKPCQLLSGGEKMRLILCCLTIQQQSPDLIILDEPTNNLDLQNIRILTRAIQLYKGTLLVISHDAVFLQEIHINKVIKLKDL comes from the coding sequence ATGCTTTCATTACAACAACTTTCTTATATACATCCGAATAAAGATTTATTGTTTGGGAACATAAATCTACACATCAATGCGCAAGAGAAAATAGCGCTCATCGGCCACAATGGTATCGGTAAATCAACTTTATTGCGACTGATTGCCAAAGAACTATCGCCTTCCAGTGGCAGCGTACAAGTCAGTACCAGCACCTATTATGTTCCTCAAGTTGTGGGACAATTTGAGGATAACACAGTCGCCGAAGCACTTGGCATTGCCAAAAAATTAGATGCACTCCACGCGATATTAGCTGGCGATGCGTCTGAAGAAAATTTCAATAGACTTCAAGATGATTGGACCTTGGAGGAACGATGCCAAGAAGCTTTCGCGCAATGGGATCTGCCCCACATCCAGTTGACACAGAAGATGTCTTCCCTTAGTGGTGGACAAAAAACAAAAGTCCTATTGGCCGGAATCCACATTCACCGATCCGAACTTATTCTTCTTGATGAACCCAGCAACCATTTGGATATGGATAGCAAAACGCTACTATACGATTGGATTCAATCAAGCAAAAACACAGTGATTATTGTTAGCCACGATAGAGCCCTGCTTAATTTATTGGATGACATGGCCGAAATGACCCCAAAAGGTATCAAGCGGTATGGGGGGAACTATGCCTTTTACGAAACTCAAAAAGAGACCGAGCGCCATGCGTTACAACAAGATATTCACCACAAGGAAAGGGCGATTAAAATTGCAAAGGAGAAAGAAAGAGAAACAATCGAACGCCAAAATAGATTAAACAACCGCGGTCAAAAAAAACAGGAAAAGGCAGGTGTAGCGCGTATTATGATGAATACACTGCGCAACAATGCTGAAAAAAGTACCGCCAAAATAAAAAGTGTGCATCAGGACAAAATTGGAGATATCAAATCCGATCTACAGGAACTCCGAGGTTCACAATCTGCACTGGACGAGATTAAAATAGATTTAGGAAACAGTGCTTTTCCAAACGGAAAGAGTATGGTCAAAGTCGAAAATGTCAATTTCAAGTATGACTCACAAGGACTCTGGCCAGCTAATATCAACTTTCAATTATTCAGTGGAGATCGTATCGCACTACAAGGACAGAATGGATCTGGTAAAACGACATTGGTCAGACTTCTACTCGGCCAATTGACACCTGTACAAGGAAAAATTGAACGTCAATCATTTCGTTCGATCTATTTAGATCAAACATACTCCATTTTGTCTTCGCATCTAAGTATTTATGAACAGGCCCAGCAATTCAATAGCGACGCACTACCTGAACATGAGATCAAAATTAGGCTCAATCGGTTCTTATTTGGAAAAGACGATTGGGACAAGCCTTGCCAATTGTTGAGTGGTGGTGAAAAAATGCGTCTGATATTATGTTGTCTCACCATTCAGCAACAGTCGCCGGATCTAATTATCCTTGATGAACCAACAAACAATTTAGATCTTCAAAATATCCGGATTCTAACCCGAGCGATTCAGCTTTATAAAGGTACGCTACTCGTCATTTCACATGATGCGGTCTTTCTACAGGAGATCCATATCAACAAAGTCATCAAACTAAAAGACCTGTAA